From a single Collibacillus ludicampi genomic region:
- a CDS encoding Cthe_2314 family HEPN domain-containing protein: MDYLTFLIDQKYIEKAEAELDIYDFPSWIDLREKLDSAIGQDALKSNKMLETKQWISLLERKYKELSTSLVYCLAYHYYSVDNSLYCKNPSDPFYEPHLSFFLDTAAGRAFSLIEKLGQMLNVYLELGLSEGKGMGAKQVSFKEVIKKLDISYKEKLAELEKAVEDFEELRHKHTHRFNPEHSRWKVNQSDQGKLNNEEKLVVFFGLDENKLPIVPYKQIQVYKNFQVKLYKALKNIFSKMKAEL, encoded by the coding sequence ATGGATTACCTAACTTTTCTAATAGACCAGAAATATATTGAGAAAGCTGAAGCTGAACTAGATATTTATGACTTTCCATCATGGATAGATTTAAGAGAAAAATTAGATTCAGCTATCGGTCAAGATGCTTTAAAGTCCAATAAAATGCTTGAGACTAAACAATGGATATCTTTGTTAGAGAGAAAGTATAAAGAGTTAAGTACATCTCTTGTTTATTGCTTAGCCTACCATTACTACAGTGTTGATAACAGTCTATATTGTAAAAATCCCTCAGATCCATTTTATGAACCACATTTATCCTTCTTTTTAGACACAGCGGCAGGTCGTGCTTTTTCATTGATTGAAAAATTGGGCCAAATGTTAAATGTATATTTAGAATTGGGTTTATCAGAAGGTAAGGGAATGGGAGCAAAACAAGTATCGTTTAAGGAAGTTATTAAAAAACTAGATATTTCATATAAAGAAAAACTCGCTGAACTGGAAAAAGCAGTAGAAGATTTCGAAGAACTAAGACATAAACATACTCATCGTTTCAATCCGGAACATAGTAGATGGAAGGTAAATCAATCAGACCAAGGAAAACTAAATAATGAAGAGAAATTGGTTGTATTTTTTGGGTTAGATGAAAATAAATTACCTATAGTTCCGTATAAGCAGATTCAGGTGTATAAAAATTTTCAAGTTAAATTGTACAAAGCGTTGAAAAACATATTTTCCAAAATGAAAGCAGAGTTATAG